One Chitinivibrionales bacterium DNA segment encodes these proteins:
- a CDS encoding TIGR02147 family protein, with product MKKTNIYEYTDYRLYLKDVFNEHKQLNHTFSHRFAAFKLGLSTSNFLWLVMQGKRNLNQTLCLKLCDLFKLSPKESDYFENMVNFTQAKTHREKDRYFSRMMVMRKNSSAGKIDERLYSYLSNWHNAVIREIVTQKGFKKDFAKLAKRVTPRITESQARKSFQLLLELGLIKEKGGHFVQSPPVISTGPEVTSVAAMNFHKNLGHLAIESLDSHNKDERNVTACIVGLSKESYKQAVDAIAECRGRLLSIAEAERNPAQVFAVNFQCFPVSTEEKEE from the coding sequence ATGAAAAAAACCAATATTTATGAGTACACCGATTATCGGCTATATCTTAAAGACGTGTTCAACGAACACAAGCAATTGAACCATACATTCTCCCACCGTTTTGCCGCGTTCAAGCTCGGGCTTTCAACCTCCAACTTTCTCTGGCTCGTGATGCAGGGAAAAAGAAACCTCAACCAGACCCTGTGCCTCAAGCTGTGCGACCTTTTCAAACTCAGCCCCAAGGAATCCGACTATTTCGAAAACATGGTGAATTTCACCCAGGCCAAAACGCACAGGGAAAAAGACCGGTATTTCTCAAGGATGATGGTGATGAGGAAAAATTCCAGCGCAGGCAAGATCGACGAGCGGCTTTATTCGTATTTGAGCAATTGGCACAACGCCGTGATACGCGAGATTGTGACGCAAAAAGGATTTAAAAAAGATTTTGCCAAACTGGCAAAACGTGTCACGCCGCGGATCACCGAATCCCAGGCGAGAAAATCCTTTCAGCTTCTCCTTGAACTTGGCTTGATAAAGGAAAAAGGCGGGCACTTCGTGCAGAGCCCTCCCGTTATCAGCACAGGCCCCGAAGTAACATCGGTCGCGGCAATGAATTTCCATAAAAATCTGGGACATCTGGCGATTGAATCTTTGGACTCGCATAACAAGGACGAAAGAAATGTTACTGCTTGCATAGTCGGCCTCTCAAAGGAATCATATAAACAAGCTGTTGATGCGATCGCGGAGTGCAGAGGCAGGCTTTTGTCAATAGCAGAAGCCGAACGGAACCCGGCGCAGGTGTTCGCGGTGAATTTCCAGTGTTTTCCGGTGTCAACGGAAGAAAAAGAGGAATAA
- the folD gene encoding bifunctional methylenetetrahydrofolate dehydrogenase/methenyltetrahydrofolate cyclohydrolase FolD — MPPLILDGASLAKSIEESLRPRVEAVAKKTGAVPILATILVGADPASATYVKMKGNACSRVGMQSKKVELPEATTTEQLLAAIDGLNADKNVHGILLQHPVPGHIDERQCFDRIALGKDVDGVTCLGFGRMAMGEAAYGSCTPAGIMTLLEHYKIPFAGKHAVVVGRSPILGKPMAMMLLNKHATVTICHSRTQDLPGLVRQADIVVGAVGKPKFIKADWIKDGAVIVDAGYHPGKVGDVDLEGAAPRSSAYTPVPGGVGPMTIATLLRQTVEAAEKACGIGK; from the coding sequence ATGCCTCCGCTCATTCTCGACGGCGCCTCCCTCGCAAAGTCAATCGAAGAATCCCTCAGGCCCCGCGTTGAAGCGGTTGCAAAGAAAACAGGCGCGGTCCCAATCCTGGCCACCATTCTGGTGGGCGCTGACCCGGCAAGTGCCACCTATGTAAAAATGAAGGGCAATGCCTGTTCGCGCGTGGGCATGCAATCGAAAAAGGTGGAGCTTCCCGAAGCGACGACCACCGAACAATTGCTTGCCGCGATCGACGGGCTTAATGCCGATAAAAACGTCCACGGCATCCTTCTGCAGCACCCGGTGCCGGGCCACATTGACGAGCGGCAATGCTTTGACCGCATCGCTCTCGGCAAGGACGTTGACGGCGTGACTTGCCTGGGTTTCGGCCGCATGGCAATGGGCGAGGCGGCCTACGGCAGCTGCACGCCCGCCGGCATCATGACCTTGCTCGAACATTACAAAATCCCGTTCGCGGGAAAGCACGCCGTGGTGGTGGGCAGGAGCCCGATTCTCGGCAAACCCATGGCCATGATGCTGCTCAACAAGCATGCAACGGTCACCATCTGCCATTCAAGAACGCAGGACCTGCCGGGTCTGGTGCGTCAGGCCGACATCGTGGTGGGCGCGGTGGGGAAACCGAAATTCATCAAGGCGGACTGGATAAAGGACGGCGCGGTGATCGTTGACGCCGGATACCATCCGGGCAAGGTGGGCGACGTTGACCTTGAGGGAGCAGCGCCGCGCTCAAGCGCCTACACGCCCGTTCCCGGCGGGGTGGGGCCGATGACGATCGCGACGCTCCTGCGGCAAACGGTAGAGGCCGCCGAAAAGGCCTGCGGTATCGGTAAATAA